Proteins from one Flammeovirgaceae bacterium genomic window:
- a CDS encoding phage Gp37/Gp68 family protein produces MAQSSIEWTELTWNPTTGCNKISAGCKFCYAEVMARRLKAMGLDKYKGGFKLAIHEDALDIPYTWKSSKIVFVNSMSDLFHKDIPLSFIKKVFVVMNDNPQHTFQVLTKRSDILLRYHKELTWTPNIWMGVSIEDEKVMHRVDDLRKTSALVKFLSCEPLIGPLPNLNLKNIDWVIVGGESGRKPRPMEPEWVLDIKTQCRVFKVAFFFKQWGGTNKKKTGRLLKGRTYSEMPKKKKKLSLNYPTVSRPGY; encoded by the coding sequence ATGGCACAATCAAGTATAGAGTGGACTGAATTAACATGGAACCCGACAACGGGCTGCAACAAAATTTCAGCAGGTTGTAAATTCTGTTATGCGGAAGTAATGGCCAGGAGGTTGAAGGCAATGGGGCTTGATAAATATAAGGGCGGGTTTAAATTGGCTATCCACGAAGATGCCCTGGATATACCATACACCTGGAAAAGCTCAAAAATTGTGTTCGTGAATTCCATGAGTGATTTATTTCATAAAGACATTCCCCTTTCGTTCATAAAAAAAGTTTTTGTGGTAATGAACGATAACCCCCAGCATACTTTTCAGGTGTTGACTAAACGCTCGGATATTTTATTGAGATACCACAAGGAACTTACCTGGACTCCAAATATTTGGATGGGCGTTTCCATAGAAGATGAAAAAGTAATGCACCGGGTTGATGACCTACGAAAAACTTCTGCTCTGGTGAAATTCCTTTCTTGTGAACCGCTTATCGGCCCTTTGCCTAATCTTAATTTAAAAAATATTGATTGGGTGATTGTTGGTGGTGAATCAGGGAGAAAACCTCGACCTATGGAGCCTGAATGGGTACTTGACATAAAGACTCAATGCAGGGTTTTTAAAGTAGCGTTTTTCTTCAAACAATGGGGAGGCACTAATAAGAAGAAAACGGGTAGGTTGCTTAAAGGGAGAACGTATAGTGAAATGCCCAAAAAGAAAAAGAAGCTTTCTTTGAACTATCCAACTGTATCACGACCCGGTTATTAA
- a CDS encoding DNA polymerase III subunit alpha: MYLNCHTAFSFKYGTLQVEDIFNEAKRCGVHKLILTEINNTASYIEMLRLCAEKAPVNGSNLTAFGKEAYELEIAVGVEFRNEDRLLFIAIAQNNDGFEEINRFLSYHNLNNKALPDRAPVFENVFVIYPFGLLEPDLLRSNEFLGVRVHQVNHLRLYQPYKTHTAKFVIHHPVTFANKIHFNVHRLLRSIDKNTLLSKLAEEQQALPNEIMMPERKLAGMFSDYPDLIENTQQLMNGCSIDFELKTDKNKKTLTGSEESDWDLLVTKAWEGFSDRYDVSQPDLRERFQRELNIIKSKGFCAYYLIAYDLLQFARRQGFDYVGRGSGANSVVAYCLEITNVDPIELDLYFERFLNAERSTPPDFDIDFSWDNRDAIYDYIFSRYGSDHVCLLGTHVTYQKRSVLRELGKVFGLPKEEIDAIVEEPDRHKNRDHITELIFRYADHIKDLPANISIHAGGVLITEKPIYAYTAIQFPPKGYPVSHFEMHNAEDMGIFKFDILSQRGLGHLKETVRHVKRNRGVDVDIHRFHDFKKDEKIKKLLRDSKAMGCFYVESPAMRMLLGKLRCEDYLTLVAASSIIRPGVARSGMMRTYIERFHLVSNGGKYEAIHQKIDELMKETYGVMVYQEDVIKVAHHFANMTLTEADVLRRGMSGKFRSREEFQRIEESFFTNCKKLGYEQHVIDRVWYEIESFSGYSFSKGHSASYAVESYQSLFLKAHYPLEFMVGVINNFGGFYRTEFYFHEARMSGAKINAPCVNRSDHLTTIYGDQIFIGFIHLKSLENKIAKRIPEERQRNGEYTSFDNFLRRVPAGLEQVRILIRLGAFRFTNKTKQRLLWEAMLYLSHQNADKRKTQSTSLFDTAPKEYPLPVLHRQPLEDAFDEIELLGFPLCDPFLLLETPKRGDTVAKELMQKIGKVVTIVGYVVTTKNTSTLKGEPMHFGTFYDKDGEVFDTVHFPNVTKKYPFRGRGFYGIRGKVVDDFGVASIEVGYMKKLPMVSKRIEQTKEFVEFGNR; encoded by the coding sequence ATGTACCTCAACTGCCACACTGCCTTCAGTTTCAAGTACGGCACCTTACAGGTGGAGGATATTTTTAATGAAGCCAAGCGGTGTGGTGTACACAAACTGATCCTTACGGAGATCAACAACACGGCTTCCTACATTGAGATGTTAAGGCTTTGTGCAGAGAAAGCTCCTGTCAACGGGAGTAATCTGACTGCTTTTGGAAAGGAAGCGTACGAGCTGGAGATAGCTGTGGGCGTGGAGTTCAGAAATGAAGATCGGTTGCTTTTCATTGCGATTGCACAGAACAATGATGGGTTTGAGGAGATCAACAGGTTTTTGTCCTATCACAATCTAAATAACAAAGCCTTACCGGATCGTGCTCCTGTATTTGAAAACGTTTTTGTAATCTATCCCTTTGGATTATTGGAACCTGATCTTCTTCGTTCAAATGAATTTTTGGGTGTTCGCGTTCATCAGGTCAACCACCTAAGACTTTATCAACCGTACAAAACACACACAGCAAAATTTGTGATTCATCACCCCGTCACTTTTGCCAATAAAATTCATTTTAACGTTCATCGTTTATTGCGGTCCATTGATAAAAACACACTGCTTAGCAAATTGGCGGAGGAGCAACAAGCATTGCCCAATGAAATTATGATGCCGGAAAGAAAGCTGGCAGGGATGTTTTCTGATTATCCGGACTTGATAGAGAACACGCAACAGTTGATGAATGGGTGTTCCATTGACTTTGAACTGAAAACGGATAAGAATAAAAAAACATTAACAGGAAGTGAAGAAAGCGATTGGGATTTATTGGTGACCAAAGCGTGGGAAGGCTTCAGTGACCGATACGATGTAAGTCAACCGGACCTAAGGGAGCGTTTCCAAAGAGAACTCAATATTATTAAAAGTAAGGGATTTTGTGCTTACTATCTTATCGCTTACGACCTGTTGCAGTTTGCCAGGCGACAGGGTTTTGATTATGTGGGACGTGGCAGTGGCGCCAATAGTGTAGTGGCTTACTGCCTGGAGATTACTAATGTGGATCCGATTGAATTGGATTTGTATTTCGAAAGGTTCTTAAATGCTGAACGCTCCACGCCACCCGACTTTGATATTGATTTTTCGTGGGACAACAGGGATGCAATCTATGATTATATTTTCTCCAGGTATGGCAGCGACCATGTTTGTTTGCTGGGAACGCATGTGACTTACCAAAAGCGATCGGTGTTGCGTGAGTTGGGAAAAGTTTTTGGCTTACCCAAAGAAGAGATTGATGCCATCGTGGAAGAGCCGGACCGACATAAAAACCGGGACCATATTACGGAGCTGATCTTCAGGTATGCCGACCACATCAAGGACCTGCCGGCCAATATTTCCATTCACGCAGGTGGTGTGTTGATTACGGAAAAACCGATCTATGCGTATACCGCTATTCAGTTTCCACCCAAAGGCTACCCGGTATCTCATTTTGAAATGCACAATGCCGAAGATATGGGCATTTTCAAGTTTGATATTTTGAGCCAGCGCGGGCTGGGCCACCTGAAGGAAACGGTAAGGCACGTGAAGCGCAACCGCGGGGTGGACGTGGACATTCACCGGTTCCATGATTTTAAGAAAGATGAAAAAATAAAAAAACTATTGCGCGACAGTAAGGCGATGGGTTGCTTTTATGTGGAGTCGCCCGCCATGCGCATGTTGTTAGGCAAGCTGCGTTGCGAAGACTACCTCACCCTGGTGGCCGCCAGTTCCATCATCCGGCCGGGCGTGGCCCGCTCGGGAATGATGCGGACCTATATCGAGCGGTTTCATTTGGTAAGCAATGGAGGTAAGTATGAGGCCATCCATCAAAAAATAGATGAGCTCATGAAGGAAACCTACGGGGTAATGGTATATCAGGAAGATGTAATTAAAGTGGCGCATCATTTTGCCAACATGACTTTGACGGAAGCAGATGTATTGCGCAGGGGAATGTCGGGCAAATTTCGCTCAAGGGAAGAATTTCAACGGATAGAGGAAAGTTTTTTTACCAATTGTAAAAAATTGGGATATGAGCAACATGTGATCGATCGGGTGTGGTATGAGATAGAAAGCTTTTCAGGGTATTCTTTTTCTAAAGGACACTCTGCCAGCTATGCAGTGGAGAGTTATCAGAGTTTGTTTTTAAAAGCACATTACCCGCTGGAGTTCATGGTGGGTGTAATTAATAACTTCGGAGGTTTTTATCGTACCGAATTTTATTTCCATGAGGCGCGTATGAGCGGGGCGAAGATCAATGCCCCCTGTGTGAATAGAAGCGATCATCTCACTACTATATATGGTGATCAAATTTTTATTGGATTCATTCATTTAAAAAGCCTGGAAAATAAAATAGCTAAACGGATACCGGAAGAAAGGCAACGTAATGGCGAGTACACCAGCTTCGATAATTTTTTAAGGAGAGTGCCAGCAGGGTTAGAGCAGGTCAGGATCCTTATCCGGTTAGGGGCTTTTCGGTTTACGAATAAAACCAAACAACGGTTGCTGTGGGAGGCGATGCTTTATTTGAGTCATCAAAATGCGGACAAACGAAAAACGCAGTCAACGTCTTTGTTTGATACGGCACCTAAAGAATACCCACTTCCGGTTTTGCACCGTCAACCATTGGAAGATGCGTTTGACGAAATAGAGTTGTTGGGGTTTCCGCTGTGTGATCCGTTTTTATTGTTGGAGACACCAAAACGAGGAGATACGGTAGCGAAAGAGCTTATGCAAAAAATCGGTAAGGTTGTAACAATAGTAGGTTATGTGGTGACCACCAAAAACACCAGTACCTTAAAGGGAGAGCCGATGCACTTTGGTACTTTTTATGATAAAGACGGAGAGGTGTTTGATACCGTACACTTCCCGAACGTCACAAAAAAATATCCTTTCCGGGGCAGGGGCTTTTATGGTATCCGGGGAAAGGTGGTGGACGATTTTGGGGTGGCTTCCATCGAAGTGGGCTATATGAAAAAACTGCCTATGGTGAGCAAAAGAATTGAACAGACGAAAGAGTTTGTGGAGTTCGGTAACCGATAG
- the tcmP gene encoding three-Cys-motif partner protein TcmP, which yields MNQFGGDWTKIKIEILVEYAKAYLTIMKDRKYYKLMYFDGFAGSGFIINDSKVDIEMTIGAARRIVEINEPRSFDSYYFVEKDPKNFKLLEKNTKQNFPSKRIHAICEDCNKKLIDMANFLRDPKNKNYRTLAYIDPCGMQVEWRSIETLRGLPLDMWVLVPTGLGVNRLLKKNGRISDAWIERLEIFLGLSKEEIENSFYKKVSSLFPDITITQKEHDAIGKSAKLYRDRLKEIFSFVSKPYELKNSSNSIMYHLFLTSNNETAVKVGNDIVKKFNK from the coding sequence ATGAATCAATTTGGAGGTGATTGGACTAAAATTAAGATTGAAATACTTGTTGAGTATGCTAAAGCATATTTAACGATTATGAAGGATCGTAAATACTATAAGCTAATGTATTTCGATGGATTTGCTGGTTCTGGTTTCATCATTAATGATAGCAAAGTAGATATTGAGATGACAATTGGTGCGGCTAGGAGAATTGTCGAAATTAATGAACCACGATCTTTTGATAGTTATTATTTTGTTGAGAAGGATCCTAAAAATTTCAAACTTCTGGAAAAGAATACAAAGCAAAACTTTCCATCAAAAAGAATACATGCGATTTGTGAGGATTGTAATAAGAAGCTTATTGATATGGCAAATTTTTTAAGAGATCCGAAAAACAAAAATTATAGAACTTTAGCTTACATTGATCCATGTGGAATGCAGGTTGAATGGCGCTCAATTGAAACTTTGAGAGGGCTTCCATTGGATATGTGGGTATTAGTGCCAACTGGATTAGGGGTGAATCGCCTTTTAAAGAAAAATGGTCGAATATCGGATGCATGGATAGAGCGTTTAGAAATATTTTTGGGTCTCTCGAAAGAAGAGATTGAGAATAGTTTTTATAAAAAAGTTAGTTCATTATTTCCAGACATTACTATTACTCAAAAAGAGCATGATGCGATTGGTAAATCAGCAAAGCTATATCGTGATAGACTAAAAGAAATATTTTCATTTGTATCAAAGCCATACGAATTAAAAAATTCGTCTAATTCAATAATGTATCATTTATTTTTAACATCTAACAACGAAACCGCAGTGAAAGTTGGTAATGATATCGTGAAGAAATTTAATAAATAG